In the genome of Brachypodium distachyon strain Bd21 chromosome 3, Brachypodium_distachyon_v3.0, whole genome shotgun sequence, the window GGCGTCCTTCCTCGGCGGCACACTCCGGATGACAGTCTCCGTCTGCGTCATCATCCTCGAGCTCACAAAcaaccttctcctcctcccgctcgtcatgctcgtcctcctcatcTCCAAGACGCTCGCCGACTCCTTCAACTCCAGCATCTACGACCTCATATTAAAGCTCAAAGGGCTGCCGCACCTCGACGGGCACGCCGAGCCCTACATGCGGCAGCTCACGGTGGGGGATGTCGTGGCCGGCCCGTTGAGGAGCTTTGGGGGAGTGGAGAAGGTGGCGCACGTGGTGCACGTGCTCCGGACCACGGGGCACCACGCGTTCCCGGTCGTGGACGAGCCGCCGTTCGCGCAGTCCCCCGTGCTGTACGGGCTCGTGCTCAGGGCGCACCTGCTCGTGCTGCTCAAGAAGAAGGAGTTCTTCATGGCGACCCCCGTGCGGTGCGCCAAGGAGTCCATCGCCGGCAGGTTTGAGGCGCAGGATTTTGATAAGAGGGGCTCCGGGAAGCAGGACGCCGTCGAGGACGTGGAGATCTCggcggaggagatggagatgtACGTGGACTTGCACCCGTTCACCAACACGTCGCCGTACACAGTTGTGGAGACCATGTCGCTGGCCAAGGCGCTCGTGCTCTTCCGGGAGGTCGGCCTGCGCCACCTCCTCGTCGTGCCCAAGGCCTGCGATGTAAGTAAAGCTCTTCTGTTGCTTGATTCGCGAAAATACACTTTGGAACGACCCTTAATTTGTGTTTTTGGTTGCTGATTGATGATGAAACTGCGTGCAGAGGTCGCCGGTGGTGGGGATCCTGACGAGGCACGACTTCATGCCGGAGCACATCCTGGGACTGCACCCGGTTTTGCTGGGGGGGCGGTGGAAGCGGCTACGGTGGCAGAAGGGCGCCGTCACCAAGTACTTCCGCTCGCTCATCGTCTGGATCGCCAGCAGCGGCTGAACCAGGAACACCTGTATATATACTCTCTGTTGCGTTCTTGCTGGCTGCAGAATGGTCAGCTCGGGGTGGGGATCAATTTTTGCGCATTTCTGAAAATAATTACAAAGGACACGTACGCAGTTTTTTTCAGTTCGATTCCTTGTATATTTGTCTCATAAAGGAAACGGTGGTTCGTGTGTTTATCTCAAGTTGGGCTTGACATCTGTTGTTCTTTGTGCACATTACGATAGGAAGATGTTCTCTGTTCTGATCGACCATGATTCTGGTAGTCGAGTGTGTCAGCTCAGTTTGTCGTTACTGGAGTAAGAATGATTGGTTGGACCATCTATTTTCTCtgtatttgtcttttttttcctctgcgacaagtatttagtaaCGAAGTTAGTATCATTTTCAAAAGGCCGAATGATTGGTGCGTGTCATTTGAGGTAAAGTGAATTCTAGCGGTACCGGTACCTGTGTGAGATCTGCGGTTCAGTTTTTTGGGTTCCACGCGGCATGCGCCATGGACAGGAAATCGCGGGAGGGAGGTTGAGTACGACAACTGACGAGCGCATCTCGAGGAGTAAGGAACGACGGATCCCGCACCCGTAGGTGACGGTCCGTTAAAATCGCCAGACTCGTGTCATTTGATCCAGATGAAACACGGCCAACATGCGGGTTGTGGACTGTTGTGCAACACCAAGATCGTAGTCGAAGGAGTCGATCGCACACGATCACAAGGTACATAAAAGTAGATTGACACAAAGAGGTGAGAGGAACAAAGCTCTTTATTACTCTTTCTGATCTCAATAGTACGCACAAGGGTAGTCTCTTCTCCTTTATATAGGCCCAATAGGTAAGGAATAAGAGCCCACAACTAACGTTAAGTGGAGGAACGAGTCTACGGAAGGTGGAGGGAGGCGCACGTATCGGTGGTCATCCCTCCCCATCGATCGGTTCCTCAACAATTACTTCGGCGACGCATCCAGCCACTAAAAATGTGGCCTCCAGAAGTTTTAtgtttatgttttcttttctaaatcTGAGTCGCTTTGTGTTCTCGTATATCTCAACCACttgaaataaaaatgaatTATGACCTTTGTTGTTAAATGTAAAATATTCTAGTCTTgatctaagtcaaactttttaaagtcaaaaaatttcaaatttgctaaTTCTACAGCGCGAGCAGACGGCACACGTGAAGGATTTGCTATACCTGTTGTGCTTTCGTGGCCTCCGGATTGGATGTTAGGCGGTGATTTGCGGTAAGGGCATGCGGCGCGGATAATGGTCACCCCTTCATTAGGTTTGTAGGCATAATTTGATGGCTTTGACTTGTTTGATCGATGTCTTTTTGTCAggtggttgtgtgcatcattttgatgcagagggAGGGGTTTCATcatcctttttgaaaaaagaaaaaaaccacAATCAAATATGTATAATACTGAATACAAGATTTAATAATACTAAGTAAGAGTTATACATATTGGTATGTTGTTTTCTAAACTTGGACAAAATTTAAAAGTTTAACTTATGATAAAGCTataacatcttatatttaggaattgAGAAAATATATTACTAAGATTAAGCTTGCGGTATAAGAACGTGTCATTTTGACAAATGATGTTGTATCTAAGATTAGTCTTCAAGGTAGACTGAGGGATCCGTTGATGGTTGGATAATTATCAACGGGCTTAGAAAAGTTTGGGATTTCTATGGGCTCATGGCTATGAGGTGATGAATTTGAAGCCTTTTAGGTAGTTCAAACATGTGCAAGAGCCTATTATCTATTAGATTATTAGCTAGAGACATTTATGGACATTGAACATGAATGGAGAGGGATGTTAACCGTCTTGTGGGCATCAGGTGTGGGCTCGAAAACTTTATGAAAGCCTCCGTTATAAaagtgaggaagaagaaaaacaaagagagagaaaggacgAGAAAGATTGAATGAAGAAGCTTGCCATCCGTTAAAATGATTTTCTCCCCAAAAAAGTGCTTAGACCCACCCACTTGTCTCTTTCAAGGATGTGTTTTCATCATCCATTGGTGAAATTGTTCCGTCAGTGGCTCATGGGGTGCCACATATCTTATTGTTGCTATCCAAGATATTGAAATCTTGATGTATGTGAGTCTTTAATGCTACCTGAAAAAAACTTTATATACCTCACaatcgacaaaaatggaaaaaaattggGTGTAGTTTTTTTCTACCATAGTTTAATGAGTTTCCACGTTAAAATCCTTGTGTCCATGATGTTGCTATGGAATTTTGTTTTAGATGACACTTGGTACTCACACATCTAAGTTATGTAAATGCGTGCTGCAGAGTGGAGGGCACTTACCTAACAAGGGAATGACCCATGACATGGAGCCATGTGAGGGCTCAAACTTCGTTCTCTTTAGGTTTGTACTCTAACAACTTTGGATCTTATATGAACACCCAATAAAAAGCAGTTTTTTCATGAGCTAACTTGTAAAATAGAGATGTCCAAAGAGATTATAAAAAATGCAAGGCCAACTGAGAACTAAAGCAatatgtccattttatttccACTGAAAGCAAATGATCATAACATGGTGAACATTTTCTAGATCCGTGTGGAGAAAATTACAAAGTTGACTGAACCATAGATAGGCAATAATTaatttttggttttcttgtggACCGAGCAATAGATGGaaaataattaattttatCGCCACAATCTTTTATTAATAAATGCACATTAATTACTAAGATGCTGCAATCTTTGTATAGCATGTTGTTGTCATCCTGTTGTGGAGAACGCCAAAGAAATTAAATTTTTCAATGCAAACAAGGACGAGGTAACAAAGACCTCGCGAGAAAGGAGTTCTAGATAAAATCTGGTCGTCGAGCGTTGATTTCCTGACAATTGTGTTAGTTCTCTTTGTCTCTAGCAATTAACCCAATCCAAGATGTATGAAAGGAGGACACCCCTTGTGTGTAAGATATTAGAACATCTTCCATCTTCTACTTGCGTGTTATGGAGACGACGTTGTATGGAATAAATGTGTCCCGGCTTCATTCATATCCTAGTGTGTCCATCAATGGCTATCTTTTGCAGTAATGACATTAGTAATGTTTGAGTTTGTGTATGGTTATGGTTCTCAAATTTCACTAGGCCCCCAACCCCCGCGTCGTCTAAGGGCGGCTCGGGGGAACCCTAGGCCCGCTGCCGCAGCTACCCTCCCTCCCGCCCTACCccttgctcgccgccgccggatgaATCCGCCGGGCTAAGTCCGTGCGGACGACGGTGGCGGTTGGGCTCTTCTTGCTCGCAGCGCTGAGGGGGGAGGCTTGGCCCCGGTGCTTGCGGCCAGCGTGGCGGCGTTGGCGGCCTGTCCTCCACGTCCTTCCTGTGGTCCTCTACAGTGGCGCGGTGCCGGGTGAAGCTCCTGCTTCCTCCTTGgtgcggcggcgtcggctCTGTCCGGCGTGTTGGGGTGGGGTGGCGGCCCCCTCGTCCTGCTCCCTGGTCGTCATGGCGTGTGGTGgcagccggccggcggccTACTGCGTTGGCCGATCTGGCCCGTCGGCTCACTGGCGGTGAGGTTGGTGGCTCCTGTGTGGTGGTGGCGCCGTTGCCACGTTGGAGGTGCTTGGGGCAGTGGATTTGCAGGCCGATGGCGCTGCGGGTCTTCTCCGCCCCTGGCCAGCAGCGTAGGGGTGCGTGTAGGAGAAGGTTTGCTCTGGGCGAAAGCCGATGGCGTGGCGTCCGTGGATGTCGCTCTCCACTTGGGGGCTGTCATGGAGCACTTCGTCCTTCTCAGCTCTCGGGTCTCATCTTCGGGTCAAGGCCTAGGCCTTGCGGTGCAAGGTCGGACGATGGCGTCGTTTTTGCGTCGCTTCCCCTCCTGAGGGCGTCGTCTTGAAGATTGTGTTTCCCTTCGTGCTTTCCCGGGGCTGGCCATGCACGGCTTCGTGGTTGGCAGGTGCCCAGCCGGCGTTGTGAGTGTTCCGTTGGCGAATTTTGTGGCAGCGACGATGGTGTTGAGCAAAAGTTAGGCTGCGGCAATGGTTTTGGTAGTCGGTCCTTCCGACGTGTCCGCTAGCCTTCCAGGTTGGGGTTGCTTCGTTGTTGGGGAAtcggagtcgccagctcagAGGAGTGAtgcgtgatgacgatgacttggTATGAGGTGGTCCGATCTCTGAGGTTCTTGTTCGGCGCTGGCCTTGCATATTGCCTCTCCGAAGCTCACCATCAGAATCGGCGGCTTTGTTCGCTTGCAAGGATGGTTGCCTGTTTGGCATGGGCCGACCCGAGCTTGCGTGCCTGCAGTGGAGGAGTCATTTCTTGGGCGTTGGTGGGTGAAGTTGGAATCGCCAGTTCGGGAGGAGTGtttgtgtgatgacgatgacttctGCTTGCAACCTCGACAGCTCTCTTCGTCTCCGTGCATTGAGTGAGTGTGGGTCGCCAGGGCAGCCAGGATGGTCTTTAGTGCCATGACGGTGCTATGGAGATTGTAACGGTTTTTGTCTGGTTTTCAGTTAATTAACTGGACAATTATATTCCTCTCAATTGATAGATGAAGTCTTTCGGACGCCGgttaaggaaaaaaacaatgaaaaagCACATCCTACCTAGCAAGAGCACGTGAGTGCCCGTGGCAATTGCGCAATCATCACTTCACTCCTGTAGGTTATAATTTGATGAGATAGTCGGTTCATGTGatccttgattttttttcatgtaatCAAATTTTTTCAGGTgatcaaaatgtgaaaaaaGAGACGAAGTGAAATCTTTGGAGTAATTTAGTTCGATAACAGGTTCTTGTTGCTCACCAGTTTTTATTATCGAATAAAGTCAGACAGTAgtctaaaataaaattatttatttaataAAAAAACGCAAACAATACTAGCAGCGCCGCTCGTCATTTCCCCGGTCTGCTTAAAACTCCGACAGAACCGAAGCGAACACAGAAACGGCGAGGCCGGGGGAAGATTTGGAGCCAAAGCCCAGAGCAGATACAGCGCAACGTCACTCGAGAATCGAGGTTTTCAAAAAGTCCAGGGCAATCGACCCGAGTCTTCTCTTCTTCCGTTACTAGTAGCGCGGCGCCAGCCAACGATCACATTCACCAGCTTGATTCCAAATTTATCAGGTAATTAACGCCTTCCAGCCTCACTGCCGAGAACGCGTGAAATCAGAAACGGAAGGTGCTTCGGCAACACAAGATTTCGCATATATGCCCATTTCATCGTCGAGCCAGCCTCTCTGCCTCGCCCCCGATTTCAGTTCGCTGGAGAGAGTCCACCGAATTTCTGCAAATTCGTCGATGGAAAGCGCGGTGCCTCGCTCCCAGGGGAACAGCGGCGCTGACCCTGAGAgggacggcgccggcgtcgcccAGGAGCGGGACGAAGCCCGCGGCCTGGAGAGAGTTGCGACGGAGAGcaacggcgccgccggggcccTGCCGCAGATCCAGGAAGCTACGGGAGAGGGGAAGACATGCCACCAGGTGAGCGAGCTCCCACCTCCGTCGCCCATCTTCTCTCCGGCTATCCTCCCATTTCGCATCTGCTGTAATCTGTTCCTCCGGTGCTCTCGCAGTGCCGTCAGAAAAGGACGCACTACGCGGCGGCTTGCACGGCGGTGAAGAACTATGGGCTGTGCTCGCTCAGATACTGCCGGAGTTGCCTGCGTAATAGGTAGTACAAGAATTGTTCTCCGTTGTTGCAATCATCATCTCTGTGGTCGAGCAAACTGATCATCTGAGACTGTTTGTTGATGGTTTGTTTAGGTATGGCGAGGTCGCTGAGGTGGTGGCGCAGAAGGCTAACTGGACCTGCCCCAAGTGCAGGGGAGATTGCAACTGCAGCATGTGCAGGTGAGCTGATGCAGGGTGGTGATCTGGCCTCTTTTCATGGGGGATTAATATGGAATTCTTCAGTTAGATTTCACACTATGGTTTTGTTTGGTAGAAAGAAGAATGGGGAAACACCGACAGGGATACTGGCCCCTGCCGCCAAGGCGTCGGGGTGTTCCTCCGTCCATGATTTGCTAAACAAGGGGGCAGACATGGTGGCTGCTGCGCAGAAGTTGGTAAACCCTTTAAAGGTGAATGATACCCTGATTGTACTAGTTTGTTTCTCAAGTCTATCAATGTGTATAGTTCATGGAAAGAAGTCCACCTCTGTATTAAGCAATTGTTCGTTCTGGCTGATCAGCTTCTCTGACTCCCTTTGTTATGAACAAGCAGGGCAAGCCAAGTATAACCCTGGGGACAGAGAATGGTGCTAATGAAGTGCAAGCTGGAGCAGATGATCTCAATGCAGTTCCTTCTGTTCCTGCAAAAAAGAACCTGAAGGTTAACTGCAAAGTAAATAAATGTCCCGCTGATAAGAAGTCCCTGCTGGGAACTGGGAGCCTAGTTGCTCCTGAGAATGCAATAGCGCTACCCAGGGGCACCCCTGTCACTAACATTGCAGGTGTAGAGCTGGAGGCTGAAGATGTTGGGCCTGCAATTCAATTTTATGAGTTCTGCCGCTCTTTTGCTGAGGTATTTATGGGAAACCAATAATACAGTTATGCATGTCTTTTTATAAGAACATCTTGCTAAAATTCGCAATAACAGTAGAAGACCAGATTTGCATTTGATGTCCGGTGATTTTACCAGCGCCATGTCATGTCATCGTACAGAATATGGGAGAGGAACGGAACCTATTCGCATAGTTGAACACTTGAACTCTTGGAAAATCTGTGTTAAGTGTGTTCATACATTTATGATTTATCTTCACTCACCTATTCGTATTTATTATAATTGTTATCAGTTAGGATTCTCTGAATATGGTAAACATTAGTTGAGTTTAGTCGTGATACATTAAGGACATCTTGCGAACATTCGCAGTACAGTAAAAGACCAGATTCGCATTTAGATGTCCGGTGATTTTACCAGCGCCCTGTCATGTCATCATACTGAATATGGGAGAGAAATATGTGAATCTATACATGCACTCACCTATCCTATGAGTGAGATATCGTGCAcggcacaaaataaaaataatgttTCTAGGTGAAAGAAACctattctctctcttttttttgcgctTACGTGAAAGAAACCtattcttttttgtgtgtgttgcaCATAGATGAAAGAAACCTATTCACATAGTTGAACACTTGAACTCTTGGAAAATCTGTGTTAAGTGTGTTCATGCATTTATCTTCACTCACCTATTTGTATTTAAGTATAATTATTATCAGTTACGAATTCTGTGGATTTGTTAAAATTAATTGAGTTTATGTCGTCTGTAACAAGCTAACCTATCATTGTTCAATTATGTACTGTCATCTGGTAGAAGAAGAGTTATGTACAGGCCTGAGAGAGGGCAAACACCCCAAGATTTACAACACTATACACCAAAGTGTTAAGCACCATATAGAGTAGTGCCCCTAGCCCCCCTGCCCTGCTCTCACTCGCATCCGGGCCTCATCCTGGATCAGGGGAGGAAGCTCGCAATGTCAGGCTGTGTGTTGTTGAAGGTTGCCAGAGCGACGAGGTGCCCTTCCGGAAGGCAGGAGGGATGGACTGGATGGCCAAATGCCACCAATCCACGAAGTCCTCTCTGTCAACGGCCGATAATTTGTATGATAGTTCATAGCATAATCAAATGCATCTTATTTGTTAGCTAAAAAGTTGCATTACTATCATATGTTACTTCTTATTTGGCTGCTATCCATGTGTATTTTTAAAATTGGGGTCAATCCTTCAACTATTAATTTCTTAGTTTCTTGTTTGCACTTTTCTTCAAGAACAATTACCATTCATAAGACCCATAGAAATTTGGtgtattctttttcttaaatTCTACGGAGATAGATATAACTCTCTTCATAAATGTTCTCGTGTATACATGTTTTACAAACCAATAGACAAGGATGTTGCAGACTTCCGATTATAATTTTAATTGTTCTTATAGCAATGTCTACTAAAGCAGTTCCTAAGTCATAGAAACATCTATTTTATTGTCACTGTATTTGATTCTGAAAGGCAAGTGCacaattttaattaaaaacaaaaatagtaaACAGTAGTTAGTCATGCACCCTTTTTGGCCATCTCGAGTGTTTGGTCTTGGCATTTGATTTTCCTCACTTGGCCCTTGCTCGCGTTAATTTACCATCTTAAAGAAATAATTCACACTAGAAGAAGGCTGGAATCCTTCAATTTGGGCAACCTCGTCTCTACTTGTACTGAATGGCAGAGCTCTTGTCCTGGCTTATGCcaaagaaaattaaaaggCTATCATATGCAGTTAATGGTCTATTTCAGTCACTGGAAACCAAAAATTAAGTATCACTACATGCAGCTGACTGTTTTTTCTTACTCCCTGATGTCAttaacaaaaccaaaatatTCATTACATGTAGCTGACTGCTTACTCAATGCAATTGTGTGGGAAGTTTCAGCAACCGCTACATGGTAGTTATGACCTCATATCTTGCTTCAcacattttgaaacaattatAGCAAAAATGTTAGAAACTTTGGATGGTTGAGAAGTTGCTAGAACAtgttaaaaaataatttataacaactagatatgcaatgacaaatcaaaatttgacaaTTCTTTTATAATATAAGGTTATACTCTCTTTTGCATTACAATCATGCAAGAATTGTATGTTATTTGATgtattacattttttttacaatgcCTCTTCAGTTTTTAGATATAAGCAATCAGTTGTTGTCCCGATAGAATAAATAGCCACACCACACAATGTAAATCATTGTCTGGTTCAAGCACTTCATGCCATCTTGAGCAAGCACCAAACTTCCAATGTCGTGCGTCATAAGACCATAATGTTTAAACCGGTTCCAAGCCCCTTAACCATCACAGAACCATTCAAATAACCCCCCACGGTTGGATTGGAGGGTACTATTGCATACATAGTTGACATGGATCGGTTGCCAACATAGGTTCCACATCAGTGACATCACCCTAGACCGACATGAAGGGTCATTTGAATGGTTGTGCAAAGGTTAAGGGGCTGCCTACCTTGTTTGAGACATGGATCGGTTGCCAACATAGGTTCCACATCAGTGACATCACCCTAAACCGACATGAAGGGTCATTTGAATGGTTGTGCAAAGGTTAAGGGGCTGCCTACCTTGTTTGAAACCTCAGGTGGTTGTGTTGTCACGGGCTCATGGCTTCAAACCTCAGGGGTGTCAGTTTGACATTTTCCTTATCATTatcaaataaattatttttgtttgggaAGGATATTTTTTGTAAAGTTGGTCTCAAAAGTTTTTGTGTCCATGGTTTAACATGGTAATCTGTTCTTGTAAGTCCGCTTGCATTTAGAGATTAGTTTTCAAGTATTGTAAATGGCATAGCATTAACATCACAAATGTTTTGTATGCAGTTTTTTCAAATAAGGAAAGGACAACCTGAGAGAATTCTTCAAGACATAACTGGAGGTCGTGAACTTCGAGTTGTAGCTTCACTTATTGCGGAGTTGCATATAAACCTGTTCTCTATCATTAAAGAAGACAGAGGGGAGAAGTAAATACATTCCAAAATGCTGTTCATAGCTTTGTTCACATTTAACTATGGATGACTAAATGGATTTTTTTCCCTAGGCCTTTGAATTATTCAAGAGATGGGGATGGATGGATAATAGACATTGGCAAATATATCACCGAGTCAGACTCTGTCTCAAAGGAATTCCCTCTTGACTCTTTAAAGCTGGGACTAGTGGGGTACAAAAATTTAAGCCCGTCCTGTAAGCTATATGTGCTGAATTTTCTGTGTGATGCGACTCTATCTTCAGTGTGAGTACTGCCTATCTTATTTGCTGGAACCTTTCACTCCA includes:
- the LOC100822445 gene encoding uncharacterized protein LOC100822445 — translated: MPISSSSQPLCLAPDFSSLERVHRISANSSMESAVPRSQGNSGADPERDGAGVAQERDEARGLERVATESNGAAGALPQIQEATGEGKTCHQCRQKRTHYAAACTAVKNYGLCSLRYCRSCLRNRYGEVAEVVAQKANWTCPKCRGDCNCSMCRKKNGETPTGILAPAAKASGCSSVHDLLNKGADMVAAAQKLVNPLKGKPSITLGTENGANEVQAGADDLNAVPSVPAKKNLKVNCKVNKCPADKKSLLGTGSLVAPENAIALPRGTPVTNIAGVELEAEDVGPAIQFYEFCRSFAEFFQIRKGQPERILQDITGGRELRVVASLIAELHINLFSIIKEDRGEKPLNYSRDGDGWIIDIGKYITESDSVSKEFPLDSLKLGLVGYKNLSPSCKLYVLNFLCDATLSSVKFRTWTDEQNEKAAERKNAAREKIRAANEKEKELKERQSDMAKDPLLSEGADTPSNVESEIKEAKEVKQTATNALDEEVGVVLSTKPVMVDKGVAYWKLDGYCNDATIMRQEIDSQNIISNKDIWFKFTEDEEKVIGDHVARRSRGRSRKRTWGQ